One part of the Phacochoerus africanus isolate WHEZ1 chromosome 7, ROS_Pafr_v1, whole genome shotgun sequence genome encodes these proteins:
- the RAPGEF3 gene encoding rap guanine nucleotide exchange factor 3 — MKVGWPGESRWQVGLAVEDGSALGAPTVGGLPDVVPEGTLLNMVLRRMHRPRSCSYQLLLEHQRPSRIQGLRWTPLTNSEESLDFSVSLEQASTERVLRAGKQLHRHLLATCPNLIRDRKYHLRLHRQCCSGRELVDGILALGLGVHSRSQAVGICQVLLDEGALCHVKHDWAFQDRDTQFYRFPGLEPEPAGVHELEEELVEALALLSQRGPDALLTVALRKPPGQRTDEELDLIFEELLHVKAVAHLSNSVKRELAAVLLFEPHSKAGTVLFSQGDKGTSWYIIWKGSVNVVTHGKGLVTTLHEGDDFGQLALVNDAPRAATIILREDNCHFLRVDKQDFNRIIKDVEAKTMRLEEHGKVVLVLERSSQGAGPSRPPTPGRNRYTVMSGTPEKILELLLEAMRPDSSAHDPTETFLSDFLLTHSVFMPNAQLCAALLHHFHAEPAGGSEQECSTYVCNRRQQILRLVSQWVALYGPMLHTDPVATSFLQKLSDLVSKDARLSNLLREQWPERRRHHRLENGCGNASPQIKARHMPVWLPSQDEPLPSSNCAIRAGDKVPYDICRPDHSVLTLQLPVTASVREVMAALAQEDGWTKGQVLVKVNSAGDAVGLQPDARGVATSLGLNERLFVVNPQEVHELTPHPEQLGPTMSSAEGLDLVSTKDLAGQLTDHDWSLFNSIHQVELIHYVLGPQHLRDVTTANLERFMRRFNELQYWVATELCLCSVPSLRAQLLRKFIKLAAHLKEQKNLNSFFAVMFGLSNSAISRLAHTWERLPHKVRKLYSALERLLDPSWNHRVYRVALTKLSPPVIPFMPLLLKDMTFIHEGNHTLVENLINFEKMRMMARAVRMLHHCRSHSNVPLSPLRSRVSHLHEDSQATRISTCSEQSLSTRSPAGTWASVQQLKVIDNQRELSRLSRELEP, encoded by the exons ACGCCACTCACCAACAGCGAGGAGTCCCTGGATTTCAGCGTGAGCCTGGAGCAG GCCTCCACTGAGCGGGTCCTCAGGGCTGGGAAACAGCTGCATCGACATCTCCTGGCCACCTGCCCCAACCTCATCCGAGACCGAAAGTACCACCTTAGGCTCCACCG gcAGTGCTGCTCTGGCCGGGAGCTAGTGGATGGGATcttggccctggggctgggggtccaCTCCCGGAGCCAAGCCGTGGGAATCTGCCAGGTGCTGCTGGATGAAGGTGCCCTCTGTCATG TGAAACACGACTGGGCCTTCCAGGACCGAGATACCCAATTCTACCGCTTCCCGGGGCTGGAGCCAGAGCCCGCGGGTGTCCATGAGCTGGAGGAGGAGTTGGTGGAGGCGCTGGCCCTGCTCTCCCAGCGGGGGCCTGACGCCCTGCTCACAGTGGCCCTTCGAAAGCC CCCGGGTCAGCGCACAGATGAGGAGCTGGACCTCATCTTTGAGGAGCTGCTGCACGTCAAGGCTGTGGCCCACCTTTCCAACTCG GTGAAGCGGGAATTAGCAGCGGTTCTGCTCTTTGAACCACACAGCAAGGCAGGGACTGTGC TGTTCAGCCAAGGGGACAAGGGCACCTCATGGTACATTATCTGGAAGGGATCCGTCAACGTGGTGACCCATGGCAAG GGCCTGGTGACCACACTGCACGAGGGAGATGACTTCGGACAGCTGGCTTTGGTGAATGACGCACCCCGGGCAGCCACCATCATCCTGCGAGAAGACAACTGTCACTTTCTCCGCGTGGACAAGCAGGACTTCAACCGTATCATCAAG GATGTGGAAGCGAAGACCATGAGGCTGGAAGAGCATGGCAAAGTGGTGTTGGTGCTGGAGAGAAGCTCTCAGGGCGCTGGCCCTTctcgtccccccaccccaggcaggaaCCG GTATACAGTGATGTCTGGCACACCGGAGAAGATCCTAGAACTGCTGTTGGAGGCCATGCGGCCCGATTCCAGTGCTCATGACCCAACAG AGACATTCCTCAGTGACTTCCTCCTGACCCACAGTGTCTTCATGCCCAACGCTCAGCTCTGCGCTGCCCTCCTGCACCA TTTCCACGCGGAGCCGGCAGGAGGCAGCGAGCAGGAGTGCAGCACCTATGTCTGCAACAGGAGGCAGCAGATCCTGAGGCTGGTCAGCCAGTGGGTGGCTCTGTATGGCCCCATGCTCCACACTGACCCTGTGGCCACCAGCTTCCTCCAG AAACTGTCGGACCTGGTGAGCAAGGATGCCCGGCTTAGCAACCTGCTGCGGGAGCAGTGGCCCGAGAGGCGGCGACACCACAG GTTGGAAAACGGCTGTGGGAACGCATCTCCTCAGATAAAG GCCCGGCACATGCCTGTTTGGCTCCCCAGCCAGGACGAGCCCCTTCCCAGCAGCAACTGCGCCATCCGAGCTGGGGACAAAG TCCCCTATGACATCTGCCGGCCAGACCACTCGGTGCTgaccctgcagctgccagtgaCGGCCTCGGTCAGGGAGGTGATGGCGGCCTTGGCCCAGGAGGATGGCTGGACTAAGGGGCAGGTGCTGGTGAAGGTCAACTCCGCAGGCG ATGCCGTTGGCCTGCAGCCAGATGCCCGTGGTGTGGCCACATCCCTGGGGCTCAACGAGCGGCTCTTTGTTGTCAACCCACAGGAAGTGCATGAGCTG ACCCCACACCCCGAGCAGCTGGGGCCCACCATGAGCTCTGCTGAGGGGCTGGACCTGGTGAGCACCAAGGACCTGGCCGGCCAGCTGACGGATCACGACTGGAGCCTCTTCAACAGCATCCACCAG GTGGAACTGATCCACTACGTGCTGGGGCCCCAGCATCTGCGGGACGTCACCACCGCCAACCTGGAGCGTTTCATGCGCCGCTTCAACGAGTTGCAATACTGGGTGGCCACGGAGCTGTGTCTCTGCTCTGTGCCCAGCCTGCGGGCCCAGCTGCTCAGGAAGTTCATCAAACTGGCAGCCCA CCTCAAGGAGCAGAAGAATCTCAATTCCTTCTTTGCTGTCATGTTTGGCCTCAGCAACTCGGCCATCAGCCGCCTGGCCCATACCTGGGAG CGGCTGCCCCACAAAGTCCGGAAGCTGTACTCAGCCCTCGAGAGGCTGCTG GACCCCTCATGGAACCACCGAGTGTACCGTGTAGCCCTCACCAAGCTGTCCCCTCCTGTCATCCCCTTCATGCCCCTTCTTCTCAAAG ACATGACCTTCATCCATGAGGGAAACCACACCCTGGTGGAGAATCTCATCAACTTTGAGAAGATG AGAATGATGGCCAGAGCTGTGCGGATGCTGCACCACtgccgaagccacagcaatg TGCCCCTGTCACCACTGAGAAGCCGAGTCTCCCACCTGCACGAGGACAGCCAGGCGACCAGGATTTCCACGT gctcggAGCAGTCCCTGAGCACCCGGAGTCCGGCTGGCACCTGGGCTTCCGTCCAGCAGCTGAAGGTCATTGACAACCAGCGGGAGCTGTCTCGCCTGTCCCGGGAGCTGGAGCCTTGA